A window of the Candidatus Bathyarchaeota archaeon A05DMB-5 genome harbors these coding sequences:
- the cas6 gene encoding CRISPR system precrRNA processing endoribonuclease RAMP protein Cas6 codes for MRKKKATGFVGWVTYEMKDKESEWNRVTCMLARYAEYANIGGNKTGGYSVTKYVPYLKTKQEYGDI; via the coding sequence ATGAGGAAGAAGAAGGCAACGGGGTTTGTTGGGTGGGTGACTTATGAAATGAAGGATAAAGAAAGCGAATGGAATAGGGTAACGTGTATGTTGGCACGATATGCGGAATACGCAAACATAGGAGGAAACAAAACAGGAGGATACAGCGTAACAAAGTATGTTCCTTACCTCAAGACTAAACAAGAGTATGGAGATATTTGA
- a CDS encoding DEAD/DEAH box helicase yields the protein MIVRESKPKLSELPISNFPFPKPFAHQYRFFENRNCDIILKSPTASGKTLCFLFSFINEYLKARQNNKRIKCLYLVPTRLLVQSQFESLRRNLERFAIPHRILESGYSFAELFKHVWENDFIVASPDIVFYILLRKKKTQHIEFEYTQLLKSLYCIVFDELHLFDTYTMLNIKNLIKIMKSQNPNLNVYLLSATMDLKDIIEPSSFVTIDGESLTYPIKVSAIVLNYLDTEEVAKFLKEKQFQRDTVYVCNSVDRAIRLHSYFADSALLVGKAWYETDEETREDQIKRNLEKCKEGSLTFATTVFRQGIDIDVKRLIVEEPLNSQDAIQTFGRCGRHGQSEFILLTNKSQLLSALNSDRQVSRGEFESILSELFKPPTFEEQKRMMNAMWYKLYTTTRLKDHVSVIITEQMKRDYEEFKDFLPDLGFREPTPSVKYEDIAFSIFEILAFKDAYLNIEPTDDIFFIGELRDGGRFVRREYQRAKKEELPIFTLVEKKRYKETPYYNLRLKLRNMSLLVNAKIGQLEDYPYILIDKTKLIPKHSSFKPCNFFE from the coding sequence ATGATTGTTCGCGAATCTAAGCCGAAACTTTCCGAGTTACCGATTTCAAATTTTCCCTTTCCCAAACCGTTTGCTCATCAATATAGATTCTTTGAGAATCGGAATTGTGACATTATCTTGAAGAGCCCAACAGCCTCAGGAAAGACGTTGTGTTTTCTTTTCAGTTTTATAAATGAGTATCTGAAAGCGAGACAAAACAATAAGAGAATAAAGTGTCTTTATCTCGTCCCAACAAGACTTCTGGTGCAGTCTCAATTTGAAAGTTTAAGGCGTAATTTAGAAAGGTTCGCAATACCTCACCGAATTCTTGAGAGTGGATACTCTTTTGCTGAGCTATTCAAGCATGTCTGGGAAAACGATTTCATAGTAGCATCGCCCGACATAGTTTTCTATATTTTATTAAGAAAAAAGAAAACTCAGCATATCGAATTTGAATATACACAACTGTTGAAAAGTTTATATTGTATTGTGTTTGATGAACTTCATCTTTTTGACACTTATACCATGCTGAATATTAAGAACCTGATCAAGATCATGAAGAGTCAGAACCCAAACCTTAATGTTTATCTACTCAGTGCAACGATGGACCTTAAAGATATTATTGAACCGTCGTCATTTGTTACAATTGATGGAGAGAGTCTTACATATCCTATAAAGGTTTCCGCAATTGTTTTAAATTACCTCGATACGGAAGAAGTGGCGAAATTTCTCAAAGAGAAGCAATTTCAAAGAGATACAGTTTATGTCTGCAATTCAGTTGATCGTGCTATACGGCTGCACTCATACTTTGCAGATTCTGCATTGCTGGTTGGTAAAGCATGGTATGAAACCGATGAAGAGACCAGAGAGGATCAAATAAAAAGAAATCTTGAGAAATGCAAAGAGGGTTCTCTTACCTTCGCAACCACGGTGTTTCGTCAAGGGATTGACATTGATGTAAAGCGCTTGATTGTTGAAGAACCTCTAAACTCTCAGGATGCTATTCAAACCTTCGGAAGATGCGGAAGACATGGTCAAAGCGAATTTATACTGCTTACGAACAAAAGTCAACTTCTTAGTGCATTAAACTCCGATAGGCAAGTTTCAAGGGGAGAGTTCGAGTCGATTCTTTCTGAGTTATTTAAGCCGCCAACATTTGAAGAACAGAAACGTATGATGAATGCCATGTGGTACAAACTATATACCACAACTCGGCTAAAGGATCATGTCAGTGTCATCATTACAGAGCAGATGAAAAGAGATTATGAAGAGTTCAAGGATTTTCTCCCGGACCTTGGTTTTAGAGAACCAACGCCCTCTGTTAAATATGAGGATATTGCCTTCTCAATTTTCGAAATACTGGCGTTTAAAGATGCTTATCTAAATATCGAACCCACAGATGACATTTTCTTCATTGGCGAACTTCGAGACGGAGGTAGGTTTGTCAGAAGAGAATATCAAAGAGCAAAAAAAGAAGAATTGCCAATTTTTACCCTTGTTGAAAAGAAGAGGTACAAAGAAACGCCTTATTACAACTTACGACTGAAGTTGCGGAATATGTCCCTTTTAGTAAATGCAAAGATTGGACAGCTCGAGGATTACCCTTATATCCTCATCGACAAGACAAAATTAATACCGAAACATAGCTCATTTAAACCATGTAATTTCTTCGAGTGA
- a CDS encoding HD domain-containing protein, with the protein MKTNWLMKKVKYGEPTTSETFIEHAIKTFHVGKYIYDQLKLRLNEEEFLYGCFFHDVGKLLAGPGEPHTPKTKEALELIKNTREYQTIRRAFGFDDLSRHEHVIHAIEKHHDSADELSAYIAIADQIASSESDEDLKNRLKKSPISTLITYLNEMQGFSNLHFYYIRFYSFSKNELNAIGRLFLLKLLFETLEQIQEVKLLYETFNGCRVVTKLDSSSLKKLLVMKFETNLIKFIEDQNLKGILGGAPDNYSQFTNMPKQIKPKLIDLTVGKYAEDILDSLKKKRIQSLEDVGLSLEILSNLARLDEISGLTQKGIKGISTTKYYLFSDENNRFPRWVVENFFPKDKKDKLEEKVTESGMPRIEKFLSKAGADVAKITCKDQVYNKLFPLIVALNSINESTVDFQFDVGNYLAIDDDVPLAKIAQESPCANCGVFESEVELTPFAFEYKQHAKETLFKETEKEFRDRVKVICGLCQIEAILNTLLCGTKLEGMQARIDTRTHLIICGLGIDETLFENLAPEEPIKKLIERFKITHQSVYIKKCNDLQFLVMSIADVNAGSGNIIFQQLLFSWLATKLKHNCLILALGVNKVPITINNNVVQFGDGEIPIIEDVRTDFFEYVYTESNLPFRRQRDVILQYFKNPFIGMAQIFKKSNLKYTNYTDKLVRKMSKNDELFNLTDQIWEMAKLGGALETRRNVGSFLVGFNGTPKSIDVIANKLLKNTLLSSEKRADIIKIHEKLRNTLEQMDDKQKAQLKDYVQKTKYLFNSKKFYELKLEGVLEKDEPSE; encoded by the coding sequence ATGAAAACAAATTGGCTAATGAAAAAAGTAAAATATGGCGAACCAACGACAAGCGAGACTTTCATTGAACATGCAATCAAAACCTTCCATGTTGGAAAGTACATTTACGACCAACTGAAGTTGCGATTGAACGAAGAAGAATTTCTGTATGGCTGCTTTTTTCATGACGTGGGAAAACTCTTAGCCGGACCAGGTGAACCACATACCCCGAAAACGAAGGAAGCATTGGAATTGATAAAAAATACGAGAGAATATCAAACAATTCGAAGAGCTTTCGGTTTTGACGACTTGTCGCGTCATGAGCACGTCATTCACGCAATAGAAAAACATCACGACTCTGCTGATGAACTCAGTGCTTACATAGCAATAGCTGATCAAATTGCTTCATCCGAGAGTGATGAAGATCTCAAAAACAGATTGAAGAAATCTCCAATTTCTACTCTAATAACCTACCTGAACGAAATGCAAGGTTTCTCGAATTTGCACTTCTACTACATAAGATTCTATTCCTTTTCTAAGAATGAACTTAACGCTATTGGAAGGCTATTTCTTCTAAAACTGCTTTTTGAAACTCTTGAGCAGATACAAGAAGTAAAACTTCTATATGAGACCTTTAACGGCTGCAGAGTAGTTACAAAGCTGGATTCCAGCAGTCTAAAGAAACTTTTAGTCATGAAGTTTGAGACAAACCTAATAAAATTCATCGAAGACCAAAACCTTAAAGGCATATTAGGCGGCGCCCCTGACAATTATTCTCAATTCACAAACATGCCTAAACAAATAAAACCCAAATTGATTGATCTCACTGTGGGAAAATATGCTGAAGACATACTTGATTCGCTGAAAAAGAAACGCATTCAAAGTCTGGAAGATGTTGGACTTAGCTTGGAAATTCTGTCAAATTTAGCAAGACTCGACGAAATATCTGGGCTTACACAAAAAGGGATCAAAGGAATAAGCACTACTAAATATTATCTCTTCTCGGATGAAAATAATCGATTTCCGAGATGGGTTGTAGAGAATTTCTTTCCGAAAGATAAGAAGGACAAATTGGAGGAAAAGGTCACAGAGAGCGGCATGCCGCGAATCGAAAAGTTTCTTTCTAAAGCTGGTGCAGACGTAGCAAAAATAACGTGTAAAGATCAAGTCTATAATAAGTTATTCCCATTGATAGTTGCACTCAATTCAATAAATGAGTCTACTGTCGATTTTCAATTTGATGTGGGAAATTATCTTGCAATCGACGATGATGTGCCTCTCGCAAAAATCGCTCAAGAGAGCCCTTGTGCAAATTGCGGCGTTTTTGAAAGTGAGGTTGAGCTCACTCCATTCGCTTTCGAGTACAAGCAACATGCTAAAGAAACCTTATTCAAAGAAACAGAGAAAGAGTTCAGAGATCGAGTTAAAGTAATCTGTGGCCTTTGCCAGATTGAAGCGATCCTCAATACGCTACTTTGCGGAACAAAACTCGAAGGAATGCAAGCAAGGATTGACACGCGGACACACTTAATCATTTGTGGACTTGGAATTGACGAAACCTTATTCGAAAATCTGGCTCCTGAAGAACCGATAAAAAAATTAATTGAGAGATTCAAGATAACCCATCAGTCGGTTTACATCAAGAAATGTAATGATCTTCAATTTCTTGTTATGTCAATTGCGGATGTCAATGCAGGCTCTGGAAATATTATCTTTCAGCAACTTCTATTCTCATGGCTTGCAACAAAGTTGAAACATAATTGCTTGATTCTTGCCCTTGGCGTTAACAAAGTTCCAATTACTATCAATAACAACGTCGTTCAGTTTGGTGATGGAGAAATTCCTATAATTGAGGATGTTAGAACAGACTTCTTCGAGTACGTGTATACCGAATCGAATCTGCCTTTTAGGCGACAAAGAGACGTTATACTTCAATATTTTAAAAATCCTTTTATCGGTATGGCACAAATATTTAAAAAGAGTAATCTTAAATACACTAATTATACTGATAAGCTGGTTCGTAAAATGTCAAAAAATGATGAACTTTTCAATCTAACTGATCAAATATGGGAAATGGCAAAGCTTGGAGGCGCCCTTGAAACTAGGAGAAACGTTGGTTCGTTTTTAGTGGGTTTTAACGGCACTCCTAAATCCATTGATGTGATAGCGAATAAATTGCTCAAGAATACACTGTTAAGTTCTGAAAAAAGAGCCGATATAATTAAAATTCATGAAAAATTGAGAAATACCTTAGAACAGATGGATGACAAGCAAAAGGCGCAATTAAAGGATTATGTGCAAAAAACTAAATATCTCTTCAATTCAAAGAAGTTTTACGAACTCAAACTGGAAGGAGTTTTGGAGAAAGATGAGCCATCTGAATGA
- the cas7d gene encoding type I-D CRISPR-associated protein Cas7/Csc2: MSHLNEPEIIAKLPEFKNLGEEMKLASGESLKKVYVQKNDYIAIVGYKVLKDFARFTSHEDLSNDKIDYAGKSRIYLTGLKRRGVYRRASEAILRQYNENYKCATPDHQCMNCYNCFTYGGVIAIKDKTQAIKSRLKPTTSFSIQSDEEALIDEEEFHNIVRTDFRMEQAEKGEQKKPSLYTMLLVKPGTVFPFIDIIFNPTKFDLAMYLETLRRADAMGYGSRSSLLGTMETKIIAITDNLKISHKDLLNKIKVDEAGNVNITELKALFGSEAIDEKQLETLRAKLPELIEKHKTEIYGETSLKKSSKS; the protein is encoded by the coding sequence ATGAGCCATCTGAATGAACCGGAAATAATTGCTAAATTACCCGAATTCAAAAATCTGGGCGAAGAAATGAAACTTGCAAGTGGTGAAAGCCTCAAAAAGGTGTATGTGCAGAAGAACGACTACATTGCAATAGTAGGTTACAAGGTTCTCAAAGATTTTGCCAGATTTACAAGTCATGAAGACTTGTCAAACGACAAGATAGACTATGCAGGCAAATCAAGAATTTATCTAACAGGATTGAAACGTAGGGGAGTTTATCGACGTGCAAGTGAAGCTATCTTAAGGCAGTACAATGAAAACTATAAATGTGCTACTCCAGATCACCAGTGTATGAACTGCTACAATTGCTTCACCTATGGAGGAGTTATTGCAATCAAAGACAAGACTCAAGCGATTAAATCAAGACTGAAGCCTACGACATCATTTTCAATTCAAAGCGACGAAGAAGCACTCATCGACGAAGAAGAGTTCCATAACATTGTGCGTACAGATTTTCGAATGGAACAAGCTGAAAAAGGCGAACAAAAGAAACCCAGCCTATACACCATGCTATTGGTTAAACCTGGAACAGTTTTTCCTTTTATCGACATAATCTTCAATCCAACCAAATTTGATTTAGCGATGTACCTTGAGACACTTAGAAGAGCAGATGCTATGGGATATGGCTCGAGGAGCTCCTTGCTTGGCACCATGGAGACGAAGATAATAGCTATAACTGATAACTTGAAGATATCCCACAAAGACTTGCTCAACAAAATCAAAGTAGATGAGGCAGGAAACGTAAATATCACGGAACTAAAGGCTCTATTTGGTTCTGAAGCTATAGATGAAAAACAATTAGAAACCCTCAGGGCGAAGTTACCAGAATTGATAGAGAAACACAAGACTGAAATCTATGGCGAAACATCCTTGAAAAAATCCTCAAAAAGTTGA
- a CDS encoding ATP-binding protein, whose translation MLQLFADRKQELQFLEQHYQTQTAELIIIYGRRRVGKTELALQFSKNKPHIYFLADRRPETELIQELKQRMSHYLKNESFAKLAINDWIELFQEFTKWNKTPHTTIIIDEFPTLIEANHAIPSIFQKIWDQNLKNTNTMLILLGSSIATMETEVLNYKSPLYGRRTAQWKLTPLKIHHLKPFFPNYNTEALIHVYACLGGVPAYLRKFNPQQNFWQNIEQKILTKGEFLYEEAEFLLREELREPRNYSLILKTIAQGARTYGEILNQTNLDKSILSKYTSVLEDLGFIKRTYPIAITPKPRKGLYTIADNYLNFWFKYIFPNKTELETGNTQGILNKIREDYNTYLGHAFEQAATELLTEMKTQNKLSFTFTTIGKWWHENNEIDLIALDEEKQTATFLETKWSILKEVDCQRTLQNLKTKAQHFRWNRKKENYGIIAKKISEKQRLLKQGHLAFDLTDFEPLMT comes from the coding sequence ATGCTTCAACTATTCGCAGACAGAAAACAAGAACTCCAATTCCTCGAGCAACACTACCAGACGCAAACAGCAGAATTAATAATCATTTACGGAAGAAGACGCGTCGGAAAAACCGAACTCGCCCTCCAATTCTCAAAAAACAAACCTCACATCTACTTCCTCGCCGACCGCCGACCAGAAACAGAACTAATCCAAGAACTAAAACAAAGAATGAGCCACTACCTCAAAAACGAAAGCTTCGCCAAACTCGCCATAAACGACTGGATTGAACTCTTCCAAGAATTCACAAAATGGAACAAAACCCCGCACACAACCATAATAATCGACGAGTTCCCAACACTCATCGAAGCCAACCACGCCATCCCATCCATCTTCCAAAAAATCTGGGATCAAAACCTCAAAAACACAAACACCATGCTCATACTCCTCGGCTCATCAATAGCCACCATGGAAACCGAAGTCCTCAACTACAAAAGCCCACTCTACGGCAGAAGAACCGCCCAATGGAAACTCACTCCACTAAAAATACACCATCTAAAACCCTTCTTCCCAAACTACAACACCGAAGCCCTAATACACGTTTACGCCTGCCTCGGCGGAGTCCCAGCATACCTACGAAAATTCAACCCGCAACAAAACTTCTGGCAAAACATTGAACAAAAAATCCTAACAAAAGGCGAATTCCTATACGAAGAAGCAGAATTCTTACTACGCGAAGAGCTACGAGAACCACGCAACTACAGCCTAATCCTCAAAACAATAGCCCAAGGCGCCAGAACCTACGGCGAAATCCTCAACCAAACAAACTTGGACAAAAGCATACTCTCAAAATACACAAGCGTACTCGAAGACCTCGGCTTCATAAAAAGAACATACCCAATCGCCATAACCCCCAAACCCAGAAAAGGACTCTACACAATAGCAGACAACTACCTAAACTTCTGGTTCAAATACATCTTCCCAAACAAAACTGAACTCGAAACAGGAAACACCCAAGGCATTCTAAACAAAATCCGCGAAGACTACAACACCTACTTAGGTCACGCATTCGAACAAGCCGCAACCGAACTACTAACAGAAATGAAAACACAAAACAAACTATCCTTCACCTTCACCACAATCGGAAAATGGTGGCACGAAAACAACGAAATAGACCTAATCGCACTCGACGAAGAAAAACAAACAGCAACATTCCTCGAAACAAAATGGAGCATCCTCAAGGAAGTAGACTGCCAAAGAACCCTGCAAAACCTAAAAACTAAGGCGCAACACTTCAGATGGAACAGAAAAAAAGAAAACTACGGAATCATCGCAAAAAAAATCAGCGAAAAACAACGCCTACTAAAACAAGGACATCTTGCATTCGATTTAACAGACTTTGAACCACTCATGACATGA
- the cas4 gene encoding CRISPR-associated protein Cas4, whose product MALQCGDVCADYGGFREGLGLSKYKDSWLRRKQKLPISDVAEEFVSVTDIKHYVYCPRLVYFDKVLHATPVFGSQQEEGKEQHEDYVRKELRRKDAIYYSPEFVGAEKLLFTSLSSPMLGLQGNVDCIIKTVKEEYIPVEYKNMNSDKGKICMDHKYQLVGYALLVEENFGTVVKRGFVNYIPEELILRVEITPTMKSYVKRVLGHIKRITRDEELPPIRVAKHKCQGGCGHRQTCMLS is encoded by the coding sequence TTGGCGTTGCAGTGTGGAGACGTATGTGCGGATTATGGAGGTTTTAGAGAAGGCTTAGGATTGAGTAAGTATAAGGATAGTTGGTTGAGGCGGAAGCAGAAACTGCCTATTTCTGACGTCGCAGAAGAGTTTGTTTCTGTTACTGACATTAAGCACTATGTGTATTGCCCACGGCTTGTCTATTTTGACAAGGTTTTGCATGCTACGCCTGTTTTTGGTTCGCAGCAGGAGGAAGGTAAGGAGCAGCATGAGGATTATGTGCGGAAAGAGCTGAGGAGAAAAGATGCCATTTATTATTCGCCTGAGTTTGTTGGGGCTGAGAAGTTGCTGTTTACTTCGCTCAGTTCGCCCATGCTTGGGTTGCAGGGAAACGTGGACTGCATAATCAAGACGGTGAAGGAAGAGTACATTCCTGTGGAATACAAGAACATGAACTCGGATAAGGGCAAGATTTGCATGGATCATAAGTATCAGTTGGTTGGGTATGCGTTGCTTGTTGAAGAGAATTTTGGCACGGTGGTTAAGCGTGGTTTTGTTAATTATATTCCTGAAGAGTTGATTTTGCGGGTTGAGATTACGCCTACCATGAAGAGTTATGTTAAACGGGTTTTGGGACACATTAAACGGATCACACGAGATGAGGAACTACCGCCCATACGAGTGGCTAAGCACAAGTGCCAAGGTGGGTGTGGTCATAGGCAGACATGTATGCTATCTTAG
- the cas2 gene encoding CRISPR-associated endonuclease Cas2, protein MRYVVIYDITDDNLRALVAETLKDYGLQRIQYSAFIGSLRRDELNSLLVDLKNLIKDLIENVQLFPVCDTCFKGRKEVGKPKRYELKEEKDKIAYF, encoded by the coding sequence TTGCGTTATGTTGTAATTTATGATATTACTGACGACAACTTGCGGGCTTTGGTCGCTGAAACGTTAAAGGATTATGGGTTGCAGCGCATTCAATACAGTGCATTCATTGGCAGTCTGCGTAGGGACGAGTTGAACAGTTTGCTTGTGGATTTGAAGAATCTGATTAAGGATTTGATTGAGAACGTGCAGTTATTCCCTGTTTGCGACACTTGTTTTAAAGGACGGAAAGAAGTGGGCAAACCGAAAAGATATGAGCTGAAGGAAGAGAAGGACAAGATAGCATATTTCTGA